The sequence AGCCTTTAGAAGAAGGTGTTGAACGTTCTAAGCAGCTCAATGCCACTATCGAGCAGCTGGAAAACGCCGCTATGTATGAAGATGACCTTGCTGAGCAAGATCAGGTTGACGCGCATGAATCTCAGGTCGCTTATCAGCAATACATACAGAATGAACAGCAAGACGTTACGCCTACTGATACGGCTCTTGAAAGTACAGAACCAGAAATCAACAGCTCGCCAGAAGTAACGAGTGAATTTGATGCTGAAGAGGTTCAGCCTGAATCTCTATATGCTTCACCAATGGGTGAGCCAGAAGAAACAATACAAGAAGATTTCTCTGCACAAGCTTCACCGTTTGATGAAACGGAAGAGCAGAGTGACGAACAGACTTTTGCTCCTGCAGTTCATCAGACTGAAACCGAGCAATCTGATGCAGAATTAGCTGATGAGCCATTTGAACCTTTCTCTTACCAAGAAGAACATTCAAAGCCATCACAGCCAACAGAACAAAGCCTAGAGCCAGCGATTGATCTTCCTTGGGAAGAGGTGACAGAAGATGAGCCTCTGAACCAAGATAAAGACGTAGAAGCATTCCAAAGCATTGTCTCTGAAGCGCAAGCAAATATGGCGGCGGCACAGAACCCGTTCTTGGTTCAGCAAGATGTTAACTTGCCGAAGCCTGCAGAGCCTCTACCAACGCTTGAGTTGTTGTTCCACCCTGAAAAGCGTGAAACCTTCATTGACCGTGATGCACTAGAAGCGATTGCTCGTCTGGTTGAATCGAAACTTGCGGATTACAAGATCAAAGCCGACGTCGTCGACATTTTCCCTGGTCCTGTGATCACTCGATTTGAGTTAGATTTGGCACCAGGTGTGAAAGTAAGCCGTATCTCAGGCCTTTCTATGGACTTAGCTCGTTCACTGTCTGCATTAGCAGTACGTGTGGTTGAAGTTATTCCAGGAAAACCTTATGTGGGCCTAGAACTGCCGAACATGAGTCGTCAAACGGTATTCTTCTCTGATGTAGTGGGTAGCACTCAGTTCCAAGAAGCGAAATCACCAACGACAGTGGTTCTAGGACAAGACATCGCAGGTGAAGCTGTGATTGCTGACCTATCGAAAATGCCTCATGTTCTTGTTGCCGGTACAACTGGTTCAGGTAAGTCGGTGGGTGTGAACGTGATGATCTTGAGTATGTTATATAAAGCATCTCCAGAAGATGTACGCTTCATCATGATTGACCCGAAAATGCTTGAGCTCTCAGTTTATGAGGGTATCCCTCATCTGCTATCTGAAGTCGTTACTGACATGAAAGATGCGTCGAATGCCCTTCGTTGGTGTGTAGGCGAAATGGAACGTCGTTATAAGCTAATGTCGGCGTTAGGTGTTCGTAATATTAAAGGTTACAACGATAAGCTTAAGATGGCCGCTGATGCGGGTCACCCAATCTATGATCCATTATGGAAACCGGGTGACAGCATGGACCCAGAAGCGCCATTGCTAGAGAAACTTCCTTATATCGTGGTAATCGTCGATGAATTTGCCGACCTAATCATGGTAGTAGGTAAGAAGGTTGAAGAACTGATTGCGCGTTTGGCACAAAAAGCACGTGCGGCGGGTGTTCACTTGATTCTCGCGACTCAACGTCCATCGGTAGATGTAATTACGGGTCTAATTAAAGCCAACATCCCAACGCGTGTTGCCTTTACCGTATCAACCAAAACCGACTCTCGAACCATTCTTGACCAAGGTGGTGCAGAATCGCTACTTGGTATGGGTGATATGCTTTACCTACCGCCGGGTTCTAGCCATACCATTCGTGTTCACGGTGCCTTTGCATCGGATGATGATGTACACGCGGTGGTGAATAACTGGAAGGCGCGCGGTAAGCCAAACTATATTGATGAAATCACCAACGGTGAACAAACTCCTGAAACCTTGCTTCCGGGCGAGAAGATGGAAGGCGATGAAGAGGTTGATCCTTTGT is a genomic window of Vibrio sp. ED004 containing:
- a CDS encoding DNA translocase FtsK 4TM domain-containing protein encodes the protein MFKQSSNKVETIIKTSEEPQSPRLNGSQRLKECSLILGVLFSILLAVALLTFSPADPSWSQTAWGGDIQNAGGYLGAWLADTLFFVFGSLAYPLPILVTVAAWVLFRKRNEDEQIDFMLWGTRLLGLTVLILTSCGLADINFDDIWYFSSGGVVGDVLTSLALPTLNVLGSTLVLLFLWGAGFTLLTGISWLSIVEWLGERAIKLFTSVVNKARGQDQELLEPQLRESADRDLIEERHQEPTYRDVPAIEDNKHSTEQDPLDPALSFSATNDSSDAAASALESAATPKRHYNIHMPVEAPTKQEASAQEEPQIQRQPKVEPEPIPVAPVYQAPEEPLEEGVERSKQLNATIEQLENAAMYEDDLAEQDQVDAHESQVAYQQYIQNEQQDVTPTDTALESTEPEINSSPEVTSEFDAEEVQPESLYASPMGEPEETIQEDFSAQASPFDETEEQSDEQTFAPAVHQTETEQSDAELADEPFEPFSYQEEHSKPSQPTEQSLEPAIDLPWEEVTEDEPLNQDKDVEAFQSIVSEAQANMAAAQNPFLVQQDVNLPKPAEPLPTLELLFHPEKRETFIDRDALEAIARLVESKLADYKIKADVVDIFPGPVITRFELDLAPGVKVSRISGLSMDLARSLSALAVRVVEVIPGKPYVGLELPNMSRQTVFFSDVVGSTQFQEAKSPTTVVLGQDIAGEAVIADLSKMPHVLVAGTTGSGKSVGVNVMILSMLYKASPEDVRFIMIDPKMLELSVYEGIPHLLSEVVTDMKDASNALRWCVGEMERRYKLMSALGVRNIKGYNDKLKMAADAGHPIYDPLWKPGDSMDPEAPLLEKLPYIVVIVDEFADLIMVVGKKVEELIARLAQKARAAGVHLILATQRPSVDVITGLIKANIPTRVAFTVSTKTDSRTILDQGGAESLLGMGDMLYLPPGSSHTIRVHGAFASDDDVHAVVNNWKARGKPNYIDEITNGEQTPETLLPGEKMEGDEEVDPLFDQVVEHVVHSRRGSVSGVQRRFKIGYNRAARIVEQLEAQGIVSAPGHNGNREVLAPAPPKD